AGGAGGCGGCTTCAGGCACGATGTTGAAGAGCAGCCGGACCCCCTCCCCGCCGACCGCCATCCGGCGGCGGGTGGTAGCGCCCACATTGGTGTCCCAGGTCCCGAAATCGGATGCATAGACACCGGTGAAGATCTCCCGGACGAAGGACGCGCCGGTGGCGACAGCCAGGTCGATCGATGCAGCCGCATCCCACAGGACGTTCACCCCGAAGGGCACCCGGATCTCGTCCCTGAGCTCACCGATGATCCTGGCCATCGTGATGGCCGTGATGGGCTCGGTATTCGTCAGGTAGGGCAGACTGAACTCGTTGGAGATGAGGATGCCGTCGACGCCACCGGCCTGCAGTGCCTCCAGCTCACGGCGCGCGTGACCGAGGACTGCGGTGACGCCCCCCTGCCTGTCGTAGGACGGATCGCCGGGAAGCGCCTGCAGGTGGCACATCGCGATCACTGGTTTGGGTACGTCGAAGATGTCATCCAGCCACGTCATGGGAGTCGCTTTCTGTTGGGTGCCCGTCCGCGGAACAGGCAGGGTCTGGGACGAGTCGACCTTGGGGTGGTCAGCGTGGGGGCGCCAGATCGGTGCCCGCTTCCGCGGCGAGGACCTTGATCAGGGCCGATGCGTTCTCCTCGCCCCAGCCGGCGTCGACCGCTTTCCGGATGGTGCCGAGCGTGGCTTCGGTGCCCGGAACGGGGGCGCCGAGACGCT
This genomic interval from Arthrobacter agilis contains the following:
- a CDS encoding BtpA/SgcQ family protein; translated protein: MTWLDDIFDVPKPVIAMCHLQALPGDPSYDRQGGVTAVLGHARRELEALQAGGVDGILISNEFSLPYLTNTEPITAITMARIIGELRDEIRVPFGVNVLWDAAASIDLAVATGASFVREIFTGVYASDFGTWDTNVGATTRRRMAVGGEGVRLLFNIVPEAASYLGARTIADITRSTVFNCRPDGLCVSGLTAGAATDTSILRTVKDNAGSTPVIVNTGVKASNVDEQLRIADAAIVGTYFKTDGIFEEPADTTRVQELMSEVLRLRRSL